Proteins from a genomic interval of Acanthopagrus latus isolate v.2019 chromosome 7, fAcaLat1.1, whole genome shotgun sequence:
- the her3 gene encoding hairy-related 3 has protein sequence MVASTDCAEKSKPVVGNKVSKPLMEKKRRARINKCLDQLKSLLESYYSTSIRKRKLEKADILELTVKHLRNLQKIQSCTASASEFPDYQTGFRSCLANVNQYLMMADNMNGRDRWMLSQLSSKLCRSRGREEIFSTMDSGPGQAEAQEEVRRLLPSAAGPEERKSATSKAVKRDSAIPPLSLPSEDARQPSGNKQASLAVAPTQNTHEKSPSHKKLHSVSHRNEVANTEQHMWRPW, from the exons atggTGGCATCGACAGACTGCGCAGAAAAGTCCAAACCTGTTGTTGGAAACAAG gTGTCTAAACCACTCATGGAAAAGAAACGAAGAGCTCGCATAAACAAATGTTTGGACCAGTTGAAATCACTTCTGGAGAGCTACTACAGCACAAGT ATTCGAAAGCGCAAACTGGAAAAGGCCGATATCCTGGAGCTCACCGTGAAACATCTAAGGAACCTCCAAAAGATTCAGAGCT GCACCGCCAGTGCTTCCGAGTTTCCTGATTACCAAACTGGCTTCCGCAGTTGCTTGGCGAACGTCAACCAATACCTCATGATGGCAGACAACATGAACGGGAGAGACCGCTGGATGTTATCGCAACTTTCCAGTAAACTCTGCCGTTCCAGGGGGCGAGAGGAAatcttcagcaccatggacagcggCCCGGGCCAAGCTGAGGCACAGGAGGAGGTGCGGAGACTTCTTCCATCTGCAGCTGGACCTGAGGAGAGGAAATCAGCTACATCTAAAGCTGTGAAACGCGACAGCGCAATCCCACCTCTTTCCTTACCGAGTGAAGACGCACGGCAGCCATCTGGAAACAAACAGGCTTCCCTTGCTGTGGCGCCCACACAAAACACTCATGAAAAAAGTCCAAGTCACAAGAAGCTTCACTCCGTCAGTCACAGGAATGAGGTTGCAAACACTGAGCAGCACATGTGGCGGCCTTGGTAG
- the LOC119023566 gene encoding LOW QUALITY PROTEIN: taste receptor type 1 member 2-like (The sequence of the model RefSeq protein was modified relative to this genomic sequence to represent the inferred CDS: inserted 1 base in 1 codon), whose product MTDQKQWTVQGHAKKYDGIHKCCFTCEICPNGTHVNSTEDPYKCLKCKETEWSAEGSTSCSLRVVEYIPFTDSGAIVIMVLAWVLVGLTAAMSVLFAINYNTPIVRSAGGLMCFLILGCLSLCSISVFFYFDKPTASFCVLRFLPFLLFYNVCLACFVVRSFQIVXHFQNSCQIPRAPNMVVEISRKMAGHHCGIWHSGALTSY is encoded by the exons ATGACAGACCAGAAGCAATGGACTGTTCAAG GACATGCAAAAAAGTATGATGGAATTCACAAATGCTGCTTCACTTGTGAAATCTGTCCAAATGGAACTCATGTAAACAGCACAG AGGATCCCTACAAATGCCTCAAATGTAAGGAGACAGAGTGGTCTGCAGAAGGAAGCACATCATGCAGTCTGCGGGTGGTGGAGTACATCCCATTCACAGACAGTGGAGCTATAGTGATCATGGTGTTGGCCTGGGTCTTGGTGGGTCTCACAGCAGCCATGTCTGTTCTCTTTGCCATCAACTACAACACACCTATTGTCAGATCTGCTGGGGGACTAATGTGCTTCTTAATTTTAGGCTGCCTCAGTCTTTGTAGCattagtgttttcttttactttgataAGCCAACAGCTTCCTTTTGTGTCTTAAGGTtcttgccatttcttttgttctaCAATGTTTGTCTGGCATGTTTTGTTGTTCGCTCCTTTcaaattg tgcattttcaaaatagcTGCCAAATTCCCCGAGCTCCAAACATGGTGGTTGAAATATCACGGAAAATGGCTGGTCATCACTGTGGCATTTGGCACTCAGGCGCTCTTACTTCTTATTAG
- the LOC119022316 gene encoding taste receptor type 1 member 1-like, which produces MKHCLAFLCLSGFVLHALAQCSVPASEFHLEGDFLIGGLFNIHQVSAPIYHDRPEAIDCSSQAFSLTHYRMFQLMRFSMEEINNSTNLLPNVSLGYEIFDHCSDTESFPGILNLISFNGMIQPWHEPHEQQTSPYKSKVIAVVGPLSSTHTLTVAPLFMVDLIPMVSYGSSSSVFSIKAKFPSFLRTVHPNTDSIEVIFNIVQHFNWRWVAFLYIDNDYGIDGRELFIKRIKDTKICLAYTKGLNDNPNYSQIFKQIETQRIYVIIVFTPEKTAESLIESAIQLNITNKVWIAGESWSLNKRLPKTKGIENIGTVIGLSQPVETIPGFNDFIYASKSQDNCLNVEQNMFCNQVCNCSSLRSEDVIAANPSFSFTIYSAVYAIAHALHNTLQCGSGRCDGNIKVYPHMVLAELRKSNFTLLNQSIQFDENGDPKYGSYSIVFWNHSGDAEEIGFYESDPTITFFINNSKIQWYMNREVPTSVCSPECPVGHAKKYDGIHKCCFTCEICLNGTYINSTEDPYKCFKCKETEWSAEGSTSCNLRVVEYIPFTDSGAIVIMVLAWVLVGLTAAMSVLFAINYNTPIVRSAGGPMCFLILGCLSLCSISVFFYFDKPTASFCVLRFLPFLLFYNVCLACFVVRSFQIVCIFKIAAKFPELQTWWLKYHGKWLVITVAFGTQALLLLISYSFDPPKPYNETVWYPDKIILSCSLNLGAFSGSVILLLSLCSLCFIFSYMGKDLPKNYNEAKAITFCLLLLILTWIIFATAAMLYRGKYIQTLNALAVLSSLYSFLLWYFLPKCYIIIFQPHKNTKQYFQGIIQDYTKTLSQ; this is translated from the exons ATGAAACACTGCCTggcttttctgtgtctctcaggaTTCGTTTTACATGCCTTGGCTCAATGCAGTGTCCCAGCCTCAGAGTTCCATCTAGAAGGAGATTTTTTGATCGGTGGATTGTTTAATATTCATCAAGTCAGTGCCCCTATTTACCATGACAGACCAGAAGCCATCGACTGCTCCAG tCAAGCATTTAGTCTTACACATTATCGAATGTTTCAGTTGATGAGATTCTCCATGGAGGAAATCAATAATTCTACCAACCTACTGCCAAATGTATCTCTGGGCTATGAAATATTTGACCACTGCTCTGATACAGAGAGTTTTCCAGGCATTTTAAACTTAATCTCATTCAATGGCATGATTCAACCTTGGCATGAACCACATGAGCAACAAACAAGTCCATACAAGTCCAAAGTCATTGCAGTGGTTGGCCCTCTTTCAAGCACTCACACCCTGACAGTTGCCCCATTGTTCATGGTGGATCTCATTCCTATG GTCAGCTATGGATCTTCTAGTTCTGTCTTTTCAATAAAAGCCAAATTCCCCTCTTTTCTGCGAACAGTGCATCCCAATACAGACTCCATAGAAGTGATTTTTAACATTGTGCAGCACTTCAATTGGCGCTGGGTTGCTTTCCTTTACATCGATAATGATTATGGCATTGATGGAAGGGAATTGTTCATAAAGAGGATTAAGGACACTAAGATCTGCCTGGCATACACCAAAGGCCTCAATGACAATCCAAATTACTCTCAGATATTCAAACAGATAGAGACACAAAGAATATACgtcattattgtttttaccCCTGAAAAGACTGCTGAATCTCTCATTGAGTCAGCAATACAACTGAATATCACAAACAAGGTGTGGATAGCAGGGGAAAGCTGGTCGTTAAACAAGAGGCTCCCCAAGACAAAAGGAATCGAAAATATTGGAACTGTAATTGGGTTGTCTCAGCCAGTTGAGACAATACCTGGTTTCAATGATTTTATCTATGCTTCCAAAAGCCAGGACAATTGTCTTAATGTagaacaaaatatgttttgtaatCAGGTTTGCAACTGCAGTAGCCTGCGCTCAGAAGATGTAATCGCAGCAAATCCATCCTTCTCTTTTACTATTTATTCTGCTGTATATGCCATTGCTCATGCCTTACATAACACCTTGCAATGTGGATCTGGCAGATGTGATGGGAATATTAAAGTGTATCCACATATG GTTCTAGCAGAGCTGAGGAAGTCCAATTTTACACTTTTAAACCAGAGTATTCAGTTTGATGAGAATGGTGACCCGAAGTATGGATCATACTCTATAGTTTTCTGGAACCACAGTGGTGATGCAGAGGAGATCGGCTTTTATGAATCAGACCCAACAATCACTTTcttcatcaacaacagcaaaatacaGTGGTACATGAATAGAGAA GTGCCTACTTCAGTGTGTTCCCCTGAGTGTCCGGTAGGACATGCAAAAAAGTATGATGGAATCCACAAATGCTGCTTCACTTGTGAAATTTGTCTGAATGGAACTTATATCAACAGTACAG AGGATCCCTACAAATGCTTCAAATGTAAGGAGACAGAGTGGTCTGCAGAAGGAAGCACATCATGCAATCTGCGGGTGGTGGAGTACATCCCATTCACAGACAGTGGAGCTATAGTGATCATGGTGTTGGCCTGGGTCTTGGTGGGTCTCACAGCAGCCATGTCTGTTCTCTTTGCCATCAACTACAACACACCTATTGTCAGATCTGCTGGGGGACCAATGTGCTTCTTAATTTTAGGCTGCCTCAGTCTGTGTAGCattagtgttttcttttactttgataAGCCAACAGCTTCCTTTTGTGTCTTAAGGTTCTTGCCGTTTCTTTTGTTCTACAATGTTTGTCTGGCATGTTTTGTTGTTCGCTCCTTTcaaattgtttgcattttcaaaatagcTGCCAAATTCCCCGAGCTCCAAACATGGTGGTTGAAATATCACGGAAAATGGCTGGTCATTACTGTGGCATTTGGCACTCAGGCGCTCTTACTTCTTATTAGCTATTCTTTTGATCCACCCAAGCCCTACAATGAAACTGTTTGGTACCCAGACAAAATAATACTAAGTTGTAGTCTTAATCTTGGAGCATTTTCTGGTTCTGTGATTTTACTGTTATCTTTGTGCTCTCTTTGCTTCATTTTCTCCTACATGGGAAAAGATCTCCCAAAAAATTACAATGAGGCCAAAGCAATAACCTTctgcctgctcctgctgatcCTCACCTGGATCATCTTTGCCACTGCAGCCATGCTTTACCGTGGAAAGTACATCCAAACTCTTAACGCTCTGGCAGTACTCTCCAGTCTCTACTCCTTTCTGTTGTGGTACTTCCTCCCAAAATGTTACATCATCATATTTCAAccccacaaaaacacaaagcagtaCTTCCAAGGTATCATTCAGGATTATACCAAAACACTGAGCCAGTAG
- the LOC119022314 gene encoding taste receptor type 1 member 1-like, which produces MGHCLDFLCLLGSFLHAFAQCTVLASEFRLEGYYVIGGLFDIHHATDPVHNDRPEAISCSSQPFLLPNYRRFQLMRFSVEEINNSTELLPNVSLGYEIFDHCSDTQSFPGILNLVLANGMIQPWGEPHKNLSKVSKVIAVVGPFTSTQALTAAPLFMADFIPMVSYGASSSVFSTKAQFPSFLRTVHPNKEVIEAIVSIIQHFSWRWVAFLHIENDFGIDGRNLFIKRIKDTEICLAYTKSLRHDADYSQIFKLIEAQRIHIIIILAPKTTAEAVIESAIQLNITNKVWIADDGWSLNKRLPKTKGIKNIGTVLGVSQPVITIPRFNDFISSSKSQTEPQQRMFCNQVCNCSSLSTEAILTADPSFSFPVYSAVYAIAHALHNVLQCGSGRCNGNITLYPHMVLAKLKKSNFTLLNQHIQFDENGDPKFGSYSIVFWNHSGDAEEIGFYHFYPGVNFFINSSKLQWYTKGQVPTSLCSQECPVGHAKKQDGIHKCCFNCEICPNGTYINSTDPSTCIHCKETEWSAEGSTSCNLRVVEYIPFTDSGAIVIMVLAWVLVGLTAAMSVLFAINYNTPIVRSAGGPMCFLILGCLSLCSISVFFYFDKPTASFCILRFLPFLLFYTVCLACFVVRSFQIVCIFKIAAKFPNLHSWWMKCHGQWLVITVAFGIQALLLLISYSFNPPKPYNETVWYHDKIILSCDFHLKTFSGSIILLSSLCSLCFIFSYMGKDLPKNYNEAKAITFCLLLLILTWIIFATAAMLYRGKYIQTLNALAVLSSLYSFLLWYFLPKCYIIIFQPHKNTKQYFQGIIQDYTKTLSQ; this is translated from the exons ATGGGGCATTGTCTCGATTTTCTGTGTCTCCTGGGATCTTTTCTTCATGCCTTTGCTCAATGCACTGTCCTAGCCTCAGAGTTTCGACTGGAAGGATATTATGTGATAGGTGGACTGTTTGATATTCATCATGCCACTGATCCTGTTCATAATGACAGACCAGAAGCCATCAGCTGCTCCAG TCAGCCCTTCCTTCTCCCAAATTACCGAAGGTTTCAGTTGATGAGATTCTCAGTGGAGGAAATAAATAATTCTACCGAGCTACTGCCAAATGTCTCTCTTGGCTATGAAATATTTGACCACTGCTCAGATACACAGAGTTTTCCAGGCATTTTAAACCTCGTCTTGGCCAACGGCATGATTCAACCTTGGGGTGAACCACACAAAAATCTGTCCAAAGTGTCCAAAGTCATAGCAGTGGTTGGTCCTTTCACAAGCACTCAGGCCCTGACTGCGGCCCCACTGTTCATGGCCGATTTCATTCCCATG gtCAGTTATGGAGCGTCTAGTTCAGTCTTTTCAACAAAAGCGCAATTTCCATCTTTCCTGCGAACAGTGCATCCCAATAAAGAGGTCATAGAAGCGATTGTTAGCATCATACAGCACTTCAGCTGGCGCTGGGTTGCTTTCCTTcacattgaaaatgattttggcATTGATGGACGGAATTTGTTCATTAAGAGGATTAAGGACACTGAGATCTGCCTGGCGTACACCAAAAGCCTCAGGCATGATGCAGATTACTCTCAAATATTCAAACTGATAGAGGCACAGAGgatacatattattattattcttgcTCCAAAAACGACTGCTGAAGCTGTCATTGAGTCAGCAATACAACTGAATATCACAAACAAGGTGTGGATTGCAGATGATGGGTGGTCCCTAAACAAGAGGCTCCCCAAAACAAAAGGCATCAAGAATATTGGAACTGTACTCGGGGTGTCTCAGCCAGTAATTACAATACCCAGATTCAATGATTTTATCAGTTCTTCAAAAAGCCAGACAGAGCCACAGCAAAGAATGTTTTGTAATCAGGTTTGCAACTGCAGTTCCCTGAGTACAGAAGCCATCCTCACTGCGGAcccatctttctcttttcctgtttaTTCTGCTGTATATGCCATCGCTCATGCCTTACACAATGTCTTGCAATGTGGATCTGGCAGATGTAACGGGAATATTACATTGTACCCACACATG GTTCTAGCCAAGTTGAAGAAGTCCAATTTTACACTTTTAAACCAGCATATTCAGTTTGATGAGAATGGTGACCCCAAATTTGGATCCTATTCTATTGTTTTCTGGAACCACAGCGGTGATGCAGAGGAGATCggcttttatcatttttaccCAGGGGTCAATTTTTTCATcaacagcagcaaacttcagtggTACACAAAGGGACAA GTGCCTACTTCACTGTGTTCCCAAGAATGTCCTGTAGGACATGCAAAAAAGCAAGATGGGATCCACAAATGCTGCTTCAATTGTGAAATCTGTCCAAATGGAACTTATATCAACAGCACAG ATCCCTCCACATGCATCCACTGTAAGGAGACAGAGTGGTCTGCAGAAGGAAGCACATCATGCAATCTGCGGGTGGTGGAGTACATCCCATTCACAGACAGTGGAGCTATAGTGATCATGGTGTTGGCCTGGGTCTTGGTGGGTCTCACAGCAGCCATGTCTGTTCTCTTTGCCATCAACTACAACACACCTATTGTCAGATCTGCTGGGGGACCAATGTGCTTCTTAATTTTAGGCTGCCTCAGTCTGTGTAGTATCAGTGTGTTCTTTTACTTTGATAAGCCAACAGCTTCCTTTTGTATCTTGAGGtttttgccatttcttttgttctaCACTGTTTGTTTGGCATGTTTTGTTGTGCGCTCCTTTcaaattgtttgcattttcaaaatagcTGCCAAATTCCCCAATCTGCACAGTTGGTGGATGAAATGTCATGGCCAATGGCTGGTCATCACTGTGGCATTTGGCATTCAGGCACTCTTACTTCTTATTAGCTATTCCTTTAACCCACCCAAGCCCTACAATGAAACTGTTTGGTACCACGACAAAATAATACTTAGTTGTGACTTTcatcttaaaacattttctggttccaTCATTTTACTTTCGTCTTTGTGCTCTCTTTGCTTCATTTTCTCCTACATGGGAAAAGATCTCCCAAAAAATTACAATGAGGCCAAAGCAATAACCTTctgcctgctcctgctgatcCTCACCTGGATCATCTTTGCCACTGCAGCCATGCTTTACCGTGGAAAGTACATCCAAACTCTTAACGCTCTGGCAGTACTCTCCAGTCTCTACTCCTTTCTGTTGTGGTACTTCCTCCCAAAATGTTACATCATCATATTTCAAccccacaaaaacacaaagcagtaCTTCCAAGGTATCATTCAGGATTATACCAAAACACTGAGCCAGTAG